One window of the Granulicella arctica genome contains the following:
- a CDS encoding helix-turn-helix domain-containing protein: MIQFGQELRHERERRGVSVDTVCAVTKVSLRHVEALEDGRFSDLPGGVFRKGIVRSYIAAVGLEEAIWVDRFEASLREQGEGPREQDWVEFAENVKKNRGGGGSATGMRWFGVALMLLALVICVFLTWKLVLHSKLPL; this comes from the coding sequence ATGATCCAATTCGGGCAGGAATTGCGACACGAACGCGAAAGACGCGGAGTTTCTGTCGACACGGTCTGTGCGGTCACAAAGGTCTCCCTGCGCCATGTTGAGGCTCTGGAAGATGGGAGATTCAGCGATCTCCCCGGGGGTGTCTTCCGCAAGGGCATTGTTCGCAGTTATATAGCTGCCGTGGGTTTGGAGGAAGCGATCTGGGTTGACCGGTTTGAAGCAAGCCTCCGAGAGCAGGGCGAGGGTCCCAGAGAGCAGGATTGGGTCGAATTCGCCGAAAACGTAAAGAAAAACCGTGGAGGTGGTGGATCTGCCACCGGAATGCGTTGGTTCGGAGTAGCTCTGATGCTGCTGGCATTGGTTATCTGCGTCTTCCTGACATGGAAGCTGGTGCTTCATAGCAA
- a CDS encoding ABC transporter permease, translating into MNKLVVGNLVHRPLRSVISAFAVAIEVVMILSIAAIMLGMLNGTAKNQSGIGADMITHPGAASNLIGMSGASASIKVAGILAALPHVTVAAPVYIKLTASSSVENIYGIDFPTFDALKPFVFVAGGPFTGSNDIIIDDIQAAKGLKVGDTIQVLGQPFRICGVVEHGKGGRKFIPITTMGIIDGNEGKASAFYLLTDNSPQFQKVVRDEIHATPGMQQYDVQTMEELLSLLTPEKMPGFNIGLRTVIGIAVIIGFLVIFQSMYTAVIERTREIGILKSMGASRLYIVGIVLSETGLLTLVGIAIGIIATFALRAALHAKFPTQAFTITPGWVASGSLIAFFGALLGAFYPALKAARKDPIDALSYE; encoded by the coding sequence ATGAATAAACTTGTTGTTGGAAACCTGGTCCATCGTCCGTTGCGCTCAGTTATCAGCGCCTTTGCAGTCGCTATCGAAGTCGTCATGATCCTGTCAATCGCTGCCATTATGCTCGGCATGCTGAATGGCACCGCAAAAAATCAATCAGGTATTGGCGCGGACATGATCACGCATCCCGGCGCTGCTTCCAACCTCATCGGCATGTCCGGTGCATCGGCATCCATCAAGGTCGCTGGCATCCTGGCCGCGCTCCCGCATGTGACTGTAGCTGCTCCCGTGTACATCAAGCTCACCGCCAGCAGTTCGGTCGAAAACATCTATGGCATAGATTTTCCAACATTTGACGCTCTAAAGCCATTCGTCTTCGTGGCAGGCGGACCGTTCACCGGCTCGAACGACATCATCATTGATGATATTCAGGCCGCGAAGGGCCTCAAGGTGGGTGACACCATTCAGGTACTTGGTCAGCCCTTCCGAATCTGTGGCGTTGTCGAACACGGTAAAGGGGGACGCAAGTTCATTCCCATCACCACGATGGGAATCATTGATGGAAACGAAGGTAAGGCAAGCGCATTTTATCTGCTTACCGACAACTCCCCTCAATTCCAGAAAGTGGTTCGTGATGAAATTCACGCTACCCCCGGAATGCAGCAATACGATGTTCAGACGATGGAAGAACTGCTAAGCCTGCTTACTCCGGAAAAGATGCCAGGCTTCAATATCGGTCTTCGCACCGTCATCGGGATTGCGGTCATTATTGGCTTTCTAGTCATCTTCCAGTCCATGTATACGGCGGTGATCGAGCGCACCCGCGAGATTGGCATCCTGAAATCTATGGGGGCTTCGCGTCTCTATATCGTGGGGATTGTACTAAGCGAGACGGGCCTTTTAACGCTTGTTGGCATCGCAATTGGCATCATCGCTACCTTTGCCCTTCGTGCTGCCCTGCACGCCAAGTTTCCCACGCAGGCGTTCACTATTACGCCAGGTTGGGTGGCCTCCGGATCACTGATTGCGTTCTTTGGAGCTCTGCTGGGGGCGTTTTATCCAGCACTCAAGGCAGCCCGCAAAGATCCTATAGACGCTCTCTCTTACGAGTAG
- a CDS encoding acyltransferase family protein, which yields MSSPTLPRSTVLSRIPSLDGLRALSIFLVVALHTLQRYNIDHHVWLGWYAVFNGASGVFIFFEISGFLITSLLLQEHEKRGTVSLRGFYLRRVFRILPPLYFYMGVVILLGIFGRLTLNRADIISGIFFFHNFASHLSMWSMEHLWSISVEEQFYLWWPLLLIFCLRRPGLAGRFAAARVPIVILIISPVARVLLGATHAHPVLHAISTKYLNFDFLMFGCLTALLQHTPRFETIYRFATRIWWLPPTVMVICSILAARYENYFNLPIGYTVNGAAIAMFLLWCTRNPESSVGRILNWKPIVRIGVLSYSVYIWQTIFLHHKNATVFGRFTWFEVFPVSWLGFFLMANFSYSVIEQPSLKLRSKVIRSFHLYTQRRSLARSKQVPST from the coding sequence ATGTCTTCACCAACCCTGCCGCGTTCCACAGTGCTCTCCCGTATTCCAAGCCTCGACGGCTTGCGAGCGCTCTCGATTTTCCTGGTCGTTGCGCTCCATACCTTGCAGCGCTACAACATCGACCATCATGTCTGGCTCGGCTGGTATGCGGTGTTCAACGGTGCGAGTGGCGTCTTCATCTTCTTTGAGATCAGCGGATTTCTCATCACGAGTCTGCTTTTACAGGAGCATGAGAAACGCGGCACGGTCAGCCTGCGCGGATTCTATTTACGACGAGTCTTCCGAATCCTGCCGCCGCTGTACTTCTATATGGGCGTTGTGATCCTTCTCGGCATCTTTGGCCGCCTCACTCTTAACCGGGCTGACATCATCAGCGGGATATTTTTCTTTCACAATTTTGCATCGCATCTGTCGATGTGGTCCATGGAGCACCTCTGGTCGATCAGCGTGGAAGAACAGTTCTATCTCTGGTGGCCGTTGCTGTTGATCTTCTGCCTGCGTCGTCCGGGTCTTGCGGGAAGATTTGCCGCCGCGCGAGTACCGATCGTAATTCTTATCATCTCTCCAGTTGCGCGAGTCCTGCTTGGGGCCACTCACGCTCATCCGGTTTTACATGCGATTAGTACAAAGTACCTGAATTTCGACTTCCTGATGTTCGGCTGCCTGACTGCGTTGCTCCAGCACACACCACGATTCGAGACAATCTATCGCTTCGCAACTCGTATCTGGTGGCTGCCACCCACGGTGATGGTTATCTGCAGCATTCTCGCAGCACGGTATGAAAACTACTTCAACCTTCCGATTGGATACACCGTCAATGGCGCGGCCATCGCCATGTTTCTTCTATGGTGTACACGTAATCCGGAATCGTCGGTGGGCCGCATTCTGAATTGGAAGCCAATTGTGCGGATAGGAGTGCTTTCATACAGCGTCTACATCTGGCAGACGATCTTTCTTCACCACAAGAACGCAACAGTTTTCGGTCGTTTTACCTGGTTCGAGGTCTTCCCTGTAAGTTGGCTCGGTTTCTTCCTTATGGCGAACTTCTCCTACAGTGTGATCGAGCAGCCATCACTCAAACTCCGCAGCAAAGTGATCCGCTCGTTTCACCTCTACACCCAGCGCCGCAGCCTTGCCAGGTCGAAGCAGGTGCCTAGTACGTAA